The genomic interval ttataattaatttattagaggatatttttaaacaacaaaagttttttttttggtataatAATACAGAAAATCCTTTGATGTTTTAGTAAAAATACACTTCTCATTAGTTTGAAAAAACTTCTCTGTCCCCTTAAAAAGTAACATTGTCAGTtattaaattaactttaaatgaaaagacaagtgcattttttctttaaaaaagaaaagacaagtATACTCTATATTATTTACATCTCCATTTCTAtataactttaattttaattttttatttcaaattttatctcttttccttttttttgtttttcctaaATCTTTTTCCTAGTAGTGACATTTAGGTAGTTATAAATTACGTTATGAGATTTTATTAGTATTATAACCATCTTTAATtactatcaaattaaattggatttaaactaattatgattcaatttgatattaaaatatgaaatttaaattattctaTACACTAAAAGTAGAGTTATTAAACTTCACAAGCGATATTAGAAGGTTGACACATGATTTAcatgatatatttataaaattaattaattattaaatagaCATATAACTCACCTAACTTGCTTATGGGGTTTAAGAATTCCATTACGGATATATAGAATAATAAtcctaaatgttttaattatctttaatttaacTACATGTTAAAAAggatgagaaaggaaaaataaaaccaagtctaagaaatcaaacaatttattCAAACTTATAATCTCCttgttttagttttatttttctaggaaaATGATTAAGAAACTTTTTCCTCCAGAAAAAAGACCCCTAGTTTttgcttttctctttttcctttttttctttttctttttgaagaaaagggaagaaatgaaagaaaaacaccctatattctttttccttatacttttttgttattggaaagaaaaaaaaattacttctttttttccttttttttttaaaaagagagaactgaaagaaaaaaaaaaacttctctcttgttttttgtttttgttcatttttttgacattttttataataaatatcactcattattttgaaattttggctaagaaataaaaaggttATGAAGAAgatattaacaaaaattaaagatgaagaaataatgaatgtaaaaaaacattgtctctttctttttatacaagagaaaaaaagaaagaaaataaagaaaatagtttttctttttacttttttttaaaagggtCACCtagacaaaaattatatacacatgttgatttttttgttttatcaaCATATGTTAATTTAGGGTCTTTCTATAAAATAAGTTAGCATTACTTTACTTACAACTAGCTTTACATGTTGAGTTTAAGTTTGACAAGAAACTAATGGTTCCAAATTATTTCTTACGGTCAACCACATCAGATTAGGAAGACACCCAATCATTGCCCATTACAAGTTACAAGTGGAAAAAGTTCAACTTGAATGAGAGAGATTACCTCACAAGAGTACAGGTACTTTACCCCTACCTAAAAGGGACAAAGTCTAAGTATAGAGCTCATGCATGAACATGAATGTCCAAGTGTGTGTGAAGAAACATATAAACCTTTCACCTTTGACCGCTCATCTCACAGCCTTTATCCTAAATGCCCcacatttaataaaaacaataagcaaataaaataaaataatcaaaatataaataaagaaagtgAATAACAACAatgttatttaaaattaaggaaaataaagttaaatatcGAATTggaatcaaataattaagacTTAGTATAACAAACGATTAATTACTGGCTTACCTCTCGAATTCCCCAACAAAGTCGTCAACCTACCATAACAGGCGAATCTAGCTACCTGATTGGACATAACATGGAGTCACCACCATTCTTTTTTTGTCCAAGTGTGATCGACCAtctatttgaatttttttttttaaagttttaccCTAAGTTTAAGTtatgttcatttttaaaaaaataggttTTAGCTACTGAATAATTTTCGAGATTGAGAGTACAATTTTGAACAAGGAAGGTATTAGCACCTCTGCTAGGCCTGTTCAAAAAACAGTAGTAACTAATTATGCATTATCATATATTAGTCTTAATCaatatttattgatttcaTATTTGCTTATGTTTCCCTTATTAGAGCCTGTTTGGCCTAACTTTTTTTGTTAACTTAAAAGCTTTATGAAACTTTTATGAaaagtaataatttttaaaattaagttaaaactgTTTGGTAAattgtttaacaaaataaattatataagctttaattttagttaaaattaccataaacaGTATTCATGTCATTTTCAATTACCTAATAAATCAAAGTGGAACGAGTTTATATACAATTTCAGgtgttaaaataaaagaaattcataaagaaatgaaataacTTTCAAATTTGTATAGTAAtaatagtattagattttgtTGATTTAGCAAGCAATCAAACCATGAtgcttcaattttttaaaaagaagaaaaaagaggaaacgatgtatttgaaattaaaatcttttttggtgaagaaaagagaaaacttTAAATAGTATCTCAATGtaactttgaattttgggtcttcttttttcttaatttttgtaagaacaaaaaaaatcctaaatttTACTATTATGTTGTTGggccttttgtttttttgtcaGTAATTTTTGTAGAAAGAGGCAGATGAGAAGGAGATTGCAATTTGTGTTGGAGAATGACGATTTGCAGAGTGAAGGAGAGGATAAGGAAATTGATTGAAAGAGGGATATTTCTTGAAAAGCtaacatattttaaaaagaagagaagagaaagctcCTTTATGgagcttttttcttttaatttttattctttaaaaaaaattatgttttttaagagcttcttgaaaattCTATTTGGtatgttttttacttttaagagataaataagttgaaaaaaaaaaaactagaccAAACAagttattcatttatttattgtcttcttctttacttttcatatttctttacattatttaaatattgaaaatttttctcGAGTTTTCTCAGCACTTTTGgcaaaactaagaaaaatcTCCACACCTCAAgaacattcaaaaaatttacttatttttttgaaGAGATTCCATCATTGGATTATTTCGGTATTTTGTGACAAAACTTGaattaaatcttttatttGCTTATTTAGCCTTGTCGTTatccctttctttttatagttttttatattctttttattcctttatttattattattattattactattattattattttgcttaaaaataaatgaaaatatattaatattggaatttttttatattctccGACACTTTTGGTAGAATATTAGAAATTTTCCaacattttcattatttttttaaaaaataaataaatgagaatcattgaattggaaaattttttatatccAACACTTTTATGGAATCTTAGAAAATTTCCaacatttattaattttattattacttttaaaaattaataaatgaaaatcattgacattggaaatttttctaaattctctaacaattttagtaaaattttagaatttccCCTCAACTAAgaattttgaacaaaattacaactttcttaaaattcaataatagagaaatttcatgtttttgcatttattcacatttcattttttatattttattatttaaaaataaataaatgaaatcatttgtattaaaaatttttctaaattctCCAACTCTTTTAGTAGAATTTTAGAAATTCTCCTCAcctaagaatttaaaaaaaaatttcgttTAACTTTATTGAAATTCTATAATTGGATAGAGTTTCACTAACCTGtgtaatcaaaataaaatgcatatgatgcaagtaaataaatatcataatGCAATTTGCAAATtgctcataattttttttactgcatatttattttattatttccttttactttttttctgTAATTATTTAGGAATAGTCTCGtttgtgaaaataatttttgaggCTTCTTCTAACACTTTTGGTAAGATCCCATAATTGATTTCACTTGAGAAATTTGCACTTGCAATTTCCTTAAAATTCCCTTTATTAGGAGATTTTtccttaaataattattttttttaatattaaattttttattaggaatttaatttcatcatgtttatatttttttaatcctattttttaaaaaatccataaattaaagtaagcatataaaataaaataacaaatgaaattaaatgaacaataaaataaagccGTAGGATCACCTCCAATGGGCTTAGCCTAAATTTATTCAGGCCTTATTGAGCACAAATCTTGTTTACTTGTTTTCCTAAATTTGCAAATGGCCCAAATCtttctattttccttttctttttcttcttcccaaACGGGCCGTTTTTGACTCCGCGAGCACTGCGAGACGATCCGATGACCTTTCATGACTGAGAGGTTTCAAAGTGATAAAAGTGGAGAAGCATTTGGTGTAATtgggaaaaggaaaattatgtGAAATATTCATTTACGTGGTTGTTAATTTTACACGAGAGGGTTAATGTTTAAAGTTCAAGTTTCTGCTCTCCTTTTAAATTTcctcatttgttttttttttaaaaaacaaaataacgtTTACTATAAACCTtctttcattaattaaatatatttatttagcAAATGTACTATCACCATGTAATTCTTGCATATATATAGAGTCCCTTTGATAAAGAAAATCGGTTCATCttatctctttttcatttctttcaacttggcattaattaattttagtaactaTACTTATCCACGTCTTAGCAagtcttttttaaaaaaatcatacaagaaaaaaatttatttcatcaaAGAAAACATGCAAGTAAACAGAAAGCAAATCAAGGCAatagataatgataaaatcaCTGTCAAATCTTGGTAGGAATAAAAAAACCTACCATTTGAAAACTATATCATAAATGTATAACTCATTAAAAGTTGATCATATACTTACAAAATAATATGGTAATATTAGGATATTAGatttatagataaaatatCCAACGCTCTTaagttttgataaaaattatatgaagGTTCATTaattagtttgaaaaaaaGATATTTCGTCTCAAACGAATATCTGTTGTTAGATATATAAGTTTAACTATTAGTCAACCATtaaagtttttattaatttactgacatagtaatattttttaaataattttatctttaaatatgtcaaaaattataatgttatataaacttttatttttattttttttctttctttacaaaaaaatattaccttTTTCTCCAACTAGATCCAGTCAAATTTGGTGTTCTTCGACTAGATCTAACCAGATCTAGGGCGCTTCCTCAAGGTCCTCTTGAGGGAGTGCCAAGCTCCTCTTGGAAAGCACTAGATCTAGAGCTCCAAATTGAGCCAGATCTGGCGCTTCTCGACATTGAAGAGTGTCAGATTTGGCTATGGGATGGCTATCAACATAAGGGAACGTCGTCGACAGAtcaatgttttaaaaaagaaaaagttgagaGAAAGGGGAAAaggtattttaatttttttatttttttattaacgGTGTGTTAAGCCTTTAAGATTGagtgtttattttttaaacaataaactTTCGtgtaattttaatcaaaacttGAAAATGCCTAAATAATTTACCCTAGATTTATAATAAGACTATTTGCTAACTCATTAATAGTATAAGAGATCCACCATTAGTCTAACTAGTTGGAACTTTAGATCAACTTGAATACGTAAAGTGATAGTAAGTACATATgataagtaaaaaagaaatgagatgtgaaataataatatataataaatttgtaaaaCATTATAAATTAGAGACAaatttgtattatttttttaaatatataaagatttcTGAGTTACACAATAAACTTTATTGATGATAACTCAAAACTTACAATACagacaaataaagataaagaGATCGAGAGATCTCTTCCAGCATATAATTATGTATACGGAGACCAAGAGACTCTTACCATTTAAcatttcttattctttttatttcttacgAAGAGAGAACAGCTGCATATCATCGATCTCATTTTTGTGCTGTTAATTTTAGCTGTGATTGACGGTACTTTTTAAAGAACCGAACCAACCTTTCCATGGGGAACAGGCTGTCTTTCACAGCATGAATCTCTTTGAATTCGTTCTTCCAATTGTCAAGGTGAGGGTATTTATCACGGTTGAAGAATTCTACGCCAGCAACTTCCTCAATGGCTTCCAACCATACGGTAGTCCAGCCGAAGGCAATGTCCAGGAACCCTACCGTCTCACCTCCAAAGAATTTCTTGCCCTTCATCATTCCTTCAAGCACTGCCATGGCATCTGATACTTGCTCAATTTCCTTCTTTAGCTGGTCTCCTTCAAG from Theobroma cacao cultivar B97-61/B2 chromosome 5, Criollo_cocoa_genome_V2, whole genome shotgun sequence carries:
- the LOC18599610 gene encoding probable glutathione S-transferase — translated: MSEIAVDGQEVKLVGALYSPYVHRVAWVLKLKGIQYDLVEENLRDLNKKSSLPLDCNPVYKKIPVLLHHGKPIVESLFIIEYIDKTWKHNPILPADPYERAMVRSWARLRDETLLEGSKRVLYLEGDQLKKEIEQVSDAMAVLEGMMKGKKFFGGETVGFLDIAFGWTTVWLEAIEEVAGVEFFNRDKYPHLDNWKNEFKEIHAVKDSLFPMESHPIAKSDTLQCREAPDLAQFGALDLVLSKRSLALPQEDLEEAP